The following proteins are encoded in a genomic region of Triticum dicoccoides isolate Atlit2015 ecotype Zavitan chromosome 1B, WEW_v2.0, whole genome shotgun sequence:
- the LOC119328265 gene encoding phosphoenolpyruvate/phosphate translocator 3, chloroplastic-like, whose product MQSMAASSSSHSSSRGWAAVRRCPSPSLPARHVAFSSSSSSRCPVAGAGAPVLPLGIRGGRLPLPCPLLPPGGKNGASARRATAAAAAASPSAEGNAKPEAAGIPRTLQLGAMILVWYLLNIYFNIYNKLVLKAVPFPYTITTFQFASGSFFITLMWLFNLHPKPRLSLQQYAKILPLALIHMMGNVFTNMSLGKVAVSFTHTIKAMEPFFSVLFSVLLLGQTPSLLVVGSLVPVVGGVVLASMTEVSFNWIGFWSAMASNVTNQSRNVFSKKLLADKEETLDDINLFSIMTVMSFLLSVPLMLYLEGIKFSPSYLQSTGVNLQELCVKAVIAGTCFHFYQQVSYSLLARISPVTHSVANSVKRVVVIVSSVIFFRTPISPINALGTGLALLGVFLYSRFKKAKPKAKAA is encoded by the exons ATGCAGAGCATGGCGGCGTCCTCCTCGTCCCACTCCTCTTCAAGAGGCTGGGCGGCGGTGCGCCGTTGCCCCTCCCCTTCCCTGCCCGCGCGGCATGtcgccttctcctcctcgtcctcttcccgCTGCCCCGTCGCGGGCGCCGGCGCGCCCGTCCTGCCGCTCGGCATTCGCGGGGGCCGCCTGCCGCTCCCCTGCCCCCTGCTCCCGCCCGGCGGCAAGAACGGCGCTTCGGCGAGAAGGGCgacggcggccgccgccgcggctTCGCCGTCGGCGGAGGGAAACGCGAAGCCGGAGGCCGCCGGCATTCCGCGGACGCTGCAGCTCGGCGCCATGATCCTCGTCTGGTACCTCCTCAACATCTACTTCAACATCTACAACAAGCTG GTTCTGAAAGCAGTGCCCTTCCCGTACACCATCACCACCTTCCAGTTCGCATCCGGCTCCTTCTTCATCACTCTCATGTGGCTGTTTAATCTGCACCCCAAGCCAAGGCTCTCCCTTCAACAG TACGCAAAGATCCTTCCTTTGGCCTTAATACACATGATGGGCAACGTCTTCACCAACATGAGTTTGGGCAAGGTGGCTGTCTCCTTCACGCACACCATCAAGGCCATGGAGCCCTTCTTCTCTGTTCTGTTCTCAGTCTTGCTCCTCGGGCAG ACACCTTCTTTACTGGTAGTAGGTTCTCTCGTGCCGGTTGTCGGTGGAGTTGTGTTGGCATCCATGACTGAAGTTTCTTTCAACTG GATTGGATTTTGGAGTGCCATGGCTTCTAATGTTACAAATCAGTCGCGAAATGTTTTCAGCAAGAAACTTCTTGCTGACAAAGAG GAAACGTTGGACGATATAAATCTCTTCTCAATTATGACTGTCATGTCATTTTTGTTGTCGGTCCCATTAATGCTATATTTAGAGGGCATCAAGTTTAGCCCATCATACCTACAGAGCACT GGCGTAAATCTTCAAGAACTATGCGTGAAAGCAGTCATTGCTGGCACTTGTTTCCATTTTTATCAACAG GTTTCATATAGTTTATTGGCCAGAATATCACCTGTGACCCATTCTGTTGCAAACTCTGTCAAACGAGTTGTTGTCATCGTGTCATCCGTTATCTTCTTCAGAACTCCGATTTCACCTATCAATGCCCTTG GAACTGGTCTGGCTCTGCTTGGTGTTTTCCTGTACTCTAGATTCAAGAAGGCAAAACCAAAGGCAAAGGCTGCATAA